A genomic window from Gossypium hirsutum isolate 1008001.06 chromosome D10, Gossypium_hirsutum_v2.1, whole genome shotgun sequence includes:
- the LOC121222110 gene encoding uncharacterized protein, with translation MERGFLDKVEDNTAVRIWSETTQREKGDSLAEGYESELWDFTRISVTQNNLQELKEIWSQLNEEDRRLFYSDYGDLPYLLDMKVDKHLFRAFAQFWNPAYSCFTFGKVDLVPTIEEYMALLRCSKSQVDRIYSKAANVPFLRRLMNITGMSEHWVTAQIKQKGDNKCISWRNLKDVVLVHPDVKKRVDVFALCLYGLVIFPRALGHIDEAVTDLFDRLDNGVTPVPAILAETFRSLNACRRAVDKVSYRVFSENYSPLKKIVGTPRRDDISMEKWMAILQSLQEEDIEWRAPWLLPDEILYRCGDFDWVPLLGIWGAVGYAPLLVLRQYRSRQFIPATQGLAGCEFAYESDGYKKRI, from the exons atggaaaggggatttcttgataaggtggaagatAATACGGCGGTCCGAATTTGGTCAGAAACGACACAACGAGAGAAAGGGGATAGTTTGGCTGAAGGATATGAATctgagttatgggacttcacccgtattagTGTAACCCAGaacaatttgcaagaattgaaagaaatttggaGCCAGTTGAACGAGGAGGACAGACGATTGTTCTATTCCGATTATGGGGATTTGCCGTACCTGCTAGATATGAAGGTAGACAAGCACCTGTTTCGGGCTTTCGCACAATTTTGGAACCCCGCCTACAGTTGTTTTACGTTCGGAAAAGTCGACTTGGTACCTACGATAGAAGAATATATGGCTTTACTTCGGTGTTCGAAGAGTCAGGTCGATAGAATCTACTCAAAAGCTGCAAATGTACCCTTTTTGAGAAGATTGATGAACATAACAGGTATGAGTGAGCATTGGGTCACAGCCCAAATCAAACAAAAAGGGGATAACAAGTGCATTTCTTGGAGGAATTTGAAAGATGTGGTCCTAGTGCATCCAGATGTAAAAAAGAGGGTAGATGTCTTTGCTTTGTGCCTATACGGCTTAGTTATCTTTCCCAGAGCTTTGGGGCATATTGATGAGGCAGTCACTGATCTATTCGACCGTCTCGACAATGGAGTTACTCCGGTTCCAGCAATTCTAGCGGAAACATTCAGGTCATTGAATGCCTGTCGACGAGCGG TGGATAAGGTGTCATATCGGGTCTTCTCTGAAAACTATTCGCCACTAAAGAAGATAGTAGGTACACCAAGAAGAGATGACATTTCGATGGAAAAATGGATGGCAATTCTTCAGAGCCTTCAAGAAGAGGACATTGAATGGAGAGCTCCGTGGTTACTTCCAGATGAAATTTTGTATCGGTGTGGTgattttgattgggtccctctaCTTGGAATCTGGGGAGCTGTTGGATATGCCCCATTATTAGTGCTCAGACAATACAGGTCAAGACAGTTTATACCCGCAACCCAGGGACTAGCCGGGTGTGAATTCGCATACGAGAGTGATGGTTACAAAAAGAGGATTTGA
- the LOC107930729 gene encoding protein-tyrosine-phosphatase MKP1, producing MVGKEDAPVNPTPRAPSCQLSGSRKMFWRSASWSSSRTSLQIPETDKDIGADTNVNNGTNDGQARRYPPPPLTPRSQQNSKARLCLPPLQPLSIARRSLDEWPKAGSDDLGEWPQPPTPSGNKSGERLKLDLSSIQWSNDKNGGLMKREKIAFFDKECSKVAEHIYLGGDAVAKDREILKQNGITHVLNCVGFVCPEYFKADFVYRTLWLQDSPSEDITSILYDVFDYFEHVREQSGRVFVHCCQGVSRSTSLVIAYLMWREGQSFDDAFQYVKAARGIADPNMGFACQLLQCQKRVHAFPLSPSSLLRMYRIAPHSPYDPLHLVPKMLNDPSPSVLDSRGAFIVQIPSAVYIWIGKNCESIMERDARGAVCQIVRYEKVQGPLMMIKEGEEPRDFWNAFSNNLPSMDKSGNIVGVGESAVKICPGKRKVDSYNVDFEVFEKAIKGGIVPPFASSENEHETRLPARESSWSMLRCKFASGIMKDFVSAPKILLSRMYSDSMMIVRSSSSSPSSTSSSSSSSPLYPSPDSSSCSTYFSESSLDSPSAVSNSSQVSSPLHGFSELSYVSSQTSSHPTSNSSGFVSVSLTFQPQAASSPLKKVSTSLAERRGSLSKSLRLPVPSDNVREASDRSSFLVKQVRDRRNDNTSSSCESDIEIVFDSKHGVGNGEDVVIEGSNLKISPCRIANIDPDDRRSTFVSTYEPQKIHSPQDGFVSAVPNRMEESFPACPGVIQPLVWRWPSIDKMTKFNRSDLDSKSAFAIFSPATAVGKNEDRILYFWIGKFYHHEKNLIQLDSSQVLRDRDDIDWNQVGYDVLTQVGLPEDTLVKIVQDEEEPTEFLELLRTF from the exons ATGGTGGGCAAAGAGGATGCTCCTGTTAATCCTACTCCTAGGGCTCCATCATGTCAACTTTCTGGCTCTCGGAAAATGTTTTGGCGTTCGGCTTCGTGGTCCTCGTCCAGAACCAGTCTTCAAATTCCTGAAACTGATAAAGATATAGGAGCAGATACTAATGTTAACAATGGTACTAATGATGGACAAGCTCGTCGGTATCCTCCTCCTCCCTTAACCCCACGTTCGCAACAGAATTCTAAGGCCAGGTTGTGTTTGCCACCTCTGCAGCCGTTGTCGATTGCACGGAGAAGTTTGGATGAGTGGCCGAAGGCTGGTTCTGATGATCTTGGTGAGTGGCCACAGCCACCCACACCGAGTGGGAACAAGAGTGGTGAGAGGTTGAAGCTTGACTTATCATCGATTCAGTGGAGTAATGATAAGAATGGCGGGCTTATGAAAAGGGAAAAGATTGCTTTCTTTGATAAAGAATGCTCAAAAGTGGCTGAACATATTTATCTTGGTGGAGATGCCGTTGCAAAGGATAGGGAAATACTAAAACAGAATGGGATTACTCATGTTTTGAACTGTGTGGGATTTGTTTGTCCTGAGTATTTCAAGGCCGACTTTGTTTACAGAACTCTGTGGTTGCAAGATAGTCCATCAGAGGATATTACTAGCATACTTTATGatgtttttgattattttgagcatGTTAGGGAACAGAGTGGAAGAGTTTTTGTTCATTGTTGCCAGGGGGTATCAAGGTCCACATCACTGGTGATAGCGTATCTTATGTGGAGAGAGGGACAGAGTTTTGACGATGCCTTTCAGTATGTGAAGGCTGCAAGAGGAATTGCAGATCCAAATATGGGTTTTGCTTGCCAGTTGTTACAGTGTCAAAAAAGGGTTCATGCTTTCCCGTTGAGCCCTAGTTCCTTACTGAGGATGTATAGAATTGCGCCTCATTCGCCTTATGATCCTTTGCATCTAGTCCCTAAAATGCTGAATGATCCATCCCCTTCTGTACTGGATTCTAGAGGTGCATTTATTGTTCAGATACCTTCTGCAGTATATATTTGGATTGGTAAAAACTGTGAATCTATAATGGAAAGGGATGCACGAGGAGCTGTATGTCAGATTGTTCGGTATGAGAAAGTGCAGGGGCCTTTAATGATGATAAAGGAAGGAGAAGAACCAAGGGATTTTTGGAACGCcttttcaaataatttaccttCGATGGACAAATCTGGAAATATAGTTGGGGTGGGGGAGTCAGCAGTTAAGATTTGCCCTGGTAAGAGGAAAGTGGATTCTTATAATGTTGATTTTGAGGTTTTCGAGAAGGCTATAAAGGGAGGTATTGTTCCTCCATTTGCTTCATCAGAGAATGAACATGAAACCCGCCTTCCTGCCAGAGAAAGCAGTTGGAGCATGCTTAGATGTAAGTTTGCCTCTGGCATAATGAAGGACTTTGTCTCTGCACCAAAGATATTGCTCTCCAGGATGTATTCAGATTCCATGATGATAGTtcgttcatcatcatcatcaccatcatcaacATCATCCTCTTCGTCTTCCTCCCCTCTGTATCCCTCTCCTGATTCCAGTAGTTGTTCAACCTACTTTTCAGAGTCCTCTCTGGATTCACCTTCAGCTGTTTCAAATTCTTCTCAAGTTTCATCACCTTTGCATGGTTTTTCCGAATTGTCTTATGTTTCATCACAAACTTCTTCACACCCCACGTCTAATAGCTCAGGGTTTGTCAGTGTCAGTCTCACTTTTCAACCTCAGGCTGCATCTTCGCCCCTAAAAAAGGTTTCAACATCCCTTGCAGAAAGGCGAGGCAGTTTGTCAAAGTCTCTCAGGCTTCCAGTGCCAAGTGATAATGTACGAGAAGCAAGTGATCGGTCATCTTTTCTTGTCAAGCAAGTCAGGGACAGGAGAAATGACAATACTAGTTCATCTTGTGAGTCTGATATTGAAATTGTCTTTGATTCCAAGCATGGTGTGGGAAATGGAGAGGATGTTGTGATTGAAGGCTCCAATTTGAAGATATCTCCATGTAGAATAGCTAATATTGATCCAGATGATAGGAGATCTACTTTTGTTAGTACATATGAACCTCAAAAAATTCATTCTCCCCAGGATGGTTTTGTTTCTGCTGTTCCAAATAGAATGGAGGAAAGTTTTCCAGCATGTCCTGGTGTAATTCAACCTTTAGTATGGCGCTGGCCCAGTATAGACAAGATGACAAAATTTAATAGAAGTGATCTAGATTCAAAATCTGCTTTTGCAATTTTTTCTCCAGCTACAGCTGTAGGCAAAAATGAAGATAGGATTCTGTATTTTTGGATAGGGAAGTTTTATCATCATGAAAAAAACTTGATTCAGTTAGATAGCAGCCAGGTGCTAAGGGATAGAGATGATATTGACTGGAACCAAGTTGGTTATGATGTTCTAACTCAAGTGGGTCTGCCAGAGGACACCCTTGTGAAG ATTGTCCAAGACGAAGAAGAACCAACAGAATTTCTTGAGTTGCTGAGGACATTTTAG
- the LOC107930685 gene encoding golgin subfamily A member 5-like, with the protein MTTPEYDEWRARRINDNILKSSHEGSRSLEEHLRVVPSELKILKQDFERRNAELEKQIEQMEEEKMNLRLDADVQKLEAERLRKGKARTEEDLDSLKTDYKKLRLSIRTAELGKTSDQWRKEIQEEKNRADEWERRFQEIQAQNENLKRSLSENQKEKGELENRVTELERSLHRHRNRNSVMELRASLNRIEEMKQRIEELEAALQNCENRIGYLESNENHQAEQLHYFQNQVRDMNHIMGEAVLQIREVADHLQTLAVQADVLSVKYELESIRGQELASLLKKIRVLSIRANSYL; encoded by the coding sequence ATGACGACTCCTGAGTACGACGAATGGAGGGCCAGAAGAATCAATGACAATATTCTCAAATCAAGTCATGAAGGCAGTCGGTCATTAGAAGAGCATTTAAGGGTCGTCCCTTCtgaactgaaaattttaaaacaggACTTTGAAAGAAGAAATGCAGAGTTGGAAAAACagatagagcaaatggaggaagaaaagatgaactTAAGATTGGATGCAGATGTTCAGAAGCTCGAGGCCGAACGACTAAGAAAAGGGAAAGCTAGGACTGAAGAAGATCTTGATAGTTTAAAAACAGATTATAAGAAGTTACGATTATCAATAAGGACTGCCGAGTTGGGAAAGACTTCTGATCAGTGGCGCAAGGAGattcaagaagaaaagaatagGGCTGATGAATGGGAAAGGAGGTTCCAAGAAATTCAAGCACAGAATGAGAATTTAAAGAGGAGTTTGTCGGAGAATCAGAAAGAGAAAGGGGAGCTGGAGAATAGAGTGACTGAATTAGAAAGATCTCTTCATCGGCATCGAAATCGAAATTCTGTAATGGAATTAAGGGCAAGCTTAAATAGAATTGAAGAAATGAAACAAAGAATTGAAGAGTTAGAAGCAGCATTGCAAAATTGTGAGAATCGGATTGGGTACTTGGAATCTAATGAAAATCATCAAGCCGAGCAGCTGCACTACTTTCAGAACCAAGTAAGAGACATGAATCACATTATGGGAGAAGCCGTGCTTCAAATTCGAGAGGTGGCTGACCATTTGCAGACGTTAGCAGTACAAGCTGATGTGTTGAGCGTAAAGTACGAATTAGAGTCAATTCGAGGACAAGAGTTAGCCTCGTTACTTAAGAAAATTAGAGTTTTAAGTATTAGGGCTAATTCGTATCTGTAA